A single window of Drosophila suzukii chromosome 3, CBGP_Dsuzu_IsoJpt1.0, whole genome shotgun sequence DNA harbors:
- the LOC108010501 gene encoding spermine oxidase, translating to MSSASVRLLSKTKQTARIVIVGAGSAGIAAATRLLDLGFRNVLLLEAEDRIGGRVHTIPFADNVIDLGAQWCHGEQGNVVYDRVKDLNLLEVTADHYETNKLVRSNKEVITEDIAVQLKGIADNSIPDRQTELPDFEGSLGDYINKKYWIELKKLPAIDHTIAKEFLEVFHKFEASVEAADHLFEVSGKGHLEYWLCEGELLLNWKDKGYKRFLRLLMKAKEDQPEDLGVLKGHVLLNKRISEINWQGADELTLRCWNGEVITADHVICTVSLGVLKEQHEKLFVPALPAAKVRAIEGLKLGTVDKFFLEFENPPLPGDWPGFNCLWLEKDLEELRASELFWLESAFGFYPVSWQPRVLQGWIIGPHARHMETLTEEKVLEGLMWLFRKFLPFAIPQPLRMLRTQWHANPNFRGSYTFRSTYTDALRTGAWDLEAPLQDVGGRPRLQFAGEASHKHYYSTVHGAVETGWREAERLHLYYRSRTAQL from the coding sequence ATGAGTTCTGCTTCTGTACGTCTGCTCAGTAAAACCAAACAAACCGCTCGTATTGTTATAGTGGGAGCGGGATCCGCCGGAATAGCAGCTGCCACCCGTCTCCTGGACCTGGGATTCCGGAACGTACTCCTTCTCGAGGCCGAAGATCGTATAGGGGGACGTGTCCACACGATTCCCTTTGCTGATAATGTCATCGATCTGGGCGCCCAGTGGTGCCATGGAGAGCAGGGAAATGTGGTTTACGATCGGGTCAAGGATCTGAACCTTCTAGAGGTTACGGCAGACCATTATGAAACCAACAAACTTGTGCGGTCTAACAAAGAAGTTATAACCGAAGATATAGCAGTTCAACTTAAGGGCATAGCCGACAACTCAATaccagacaggcagacagagcTCCCGGACTTCGAGGGCTCTTTGGGTGATTATATCAACAAGAAGTACTGGATAGAACTGAAAAAACTCCCGGCCATTGATCACACCATTGCCAAGGAGTTCCTGGAAGTGTTCCACAAATTCGAGGCCTCCGTGGAGGCGGCTGATCACCTGTTCGAGGTCTCTGGAAAGGGTCACCTGGAGTACTGGCTATGCGAGGGCGAACTGCTGCTGAATTGGAAAGACAAGGGCTACAAGAGGTTCCTGAGATTACTTATGAAAGCTAAAGAGGACCAACCCGAAGACCTGGGTGTCCTTAAGGGGCATGTGCTGCTGAACAAACGAATTTCCGAGATTAATTGGCAAGGAGCCGATGAGCTGACCCTACGCTGTTGGAATGGCGAGGTCATCACCGCGGATCATGTCATATGTACGGTTTCCCTGGGAGTTCTCAAGGAGCAGCATGAGAAACTTTTTGTTCCCGCCCTGCCAGCTGCCAAGGTGAGAGCCATCGAGGGTCTCAAACTGGGTACGGTGGATAAGTTCTTCCTGGAGTTTGAGAATCCCCCTCTGCCCGGCGATTGGCCTGGATTCAATTGCCTCTGGCTGGAGAAGGATCTGGAGGAGCTGCGTGCCTCCGAACTCTTTTGGCTGGAGAGTGCTTTCGGTTTCTATCCCGTGTCCTGGCAGCCACGCGTCCTACAGGGCTGGATCATAGGACCCCATGCGCGGCACATGGAAACGCTCACGGAGGAGAAGGTGCTGGAGGGTCTGATGTGGCTCTTCCGCAAGTTCCTGCCCTTTGCGATACCCCAACCACTGCGAATGCTGCGCACCCAGTGGCATGCGAATCCCAACTTCCGGGGCAGCTACACCTTCCGGTCCACCTACACGGATGCGTTGAGAACCGGTGCCTGGGATCTGGAGGCACCGCTCCAGGATGTGGGCGGCCGACCACGCCTCCAGTTCGCCGGTGAAGCCTCCCACAAGCACTACTACTCCACGGTCCACGGAGCCGTGGAAACGGGATGGCGCGAGGCGGAGCGATTGCACCTCTACTACCGGTCGCGAACCGCTCAGCTGTGA